One genomic segment of Vespa crabro chromosome 3, iyVesCrab1.2, whole genome shotgun sequence includes these proteins:
- the LOC124422530 gene encoding CD63 antigen-like: protein MVSGTMACVKYLLFLFNLIFAITGIVFISVGAVILVVYSGYKNFVDSWFFAAPVLMIIVGIVVFLVSFFGCCGAIKENHCMLITYSVFLMIIFALELGAGISGYVMRNEVDSMLLNRMNTTFYQYKSDENIRKSWDIMQYDLRCCGIENPGDWAKLNYTDNIIPDSCCTEISAGDKCDSNSVHSNGDGCMSKLQQTIKYNSLALASVGIGIALTQLIGVTFACCLARSIRREYETVETTAH, encoded by the exons ATTACCGGTATCGTCTTTATATCAGTGGGCGCAGTAATACTGGTCGTTTACAGTGGTTACAAAAACTTTGTCGATAGTTGGTTCTTCGCTGCACCTGTTTTAATGATAATCGTTGGCATTGTAGTCTTCCTGGTGTCGTTCTTTGGTTGTTGCGGAGCAATAAAGGAAAATCATTGCATGTTGATAACA taCTCGGTCTTCTTGATGATTATTTTTGCACTGGAATTGGGTGCAGGCATTTCAGGCTACGTAATGCGTAATGAGGTAGATTCGATGTTACTTAATCGTATGAATACAACCTTTTATCAATACAAAAGCGATGAAAACATTCGTAAATCCTGGGACATCATGCAATACgac ttacgaTGCTGTGGTATAGAAAATCCAGGAGATTGGGCCAAACTTAATTACACGGATAATATAATACCGGATTCTTGTTGTACGGAAATTTCTGCAGGTGATAAATGTGATTCGAATTCGGTTCATTCCAATGGTGATGGCTGTATGTCCAAGTTACAACAGACCATTAAGTACAATTCTTTGGCTTTAGCATCCGTTGGTATAGGAATTGCTCTTACTCag TTGATTGGAGTAACCTTTGCGTGCTGTTTGGCTCGCTCAATTCGTCGCGAGTACGAGACTGT CGAAACCACAGCACACTGA